One Anthonomus grandis grandis chromosome 14, icAntGran1.3, whole genome shotgun sequence DNA window includes the following coding sequences:
- the LOC126744591 gene encoding trichohyalin-like, which yields MPLTRSQAKMETEKLMELLLRKFDEQKVEQEERDRKQKEEQEQRDRKQKEEQEERDRKQEERDRKQKEEQEQRDRKQKEEQEERDRKQKKEQEERDRKQKEEQEERDRKQEERDKKQEDLLKTIKSDLKKENEDLIKTMKDDLKKENEDLIRTMKDDLLNLKNNLKKEQEERDRKQEERVLQLKEDLEKNQKQLMTNFEATVEEELGQVQKKIQELEMKVKRTPLHPDPGMQTMMKVKPPKFDGKEAWSTYLNQFEAAARGNRWDNEEKAINLKLSLRGEATEILRMVPSEDQLNFDVLVRTLEMRYGEAHLQQVYQAQLKSRRQQPEEGLQQFEADVARLVNLAYPSAPTEFREQISINCFIDGVRDPDTNHALRMAHHKSISEALAHGLEYEAAFQATRRQTRIRQIRTSESDLEDRLKKLESLLARKPKRPLQCWNCNEEGHLKRQCPKPLRDPRNQENFN from the exons atgcctttaacaagaagtcaggccaagatggagaccgagaaattgatggagctgctattaaggaagtttgacgagcaaaaagtagaacaagaagaacgagaccgtaaacagaaggaagaacaagaacaacgagaccgtaaacagaaggaagaacaagaagaacgagaccgcaaacaagaagaacgagaccgtaaacagaaggaagaacaagaacaacgagaccgtaaacagaaggaagaacaagaagaacgagaccgtaaacagaagaaagaacaagaagaacgagaccgtaaacagaag gaagaacaagaagaacgagaccgcaaacaagaagagcgagacaagaaacaggaagatttactaaagacaattaaatctgacctgaagaaggaaaatgaagacctgataaagaccatgaaagatgacctaaagaaagaaaatgaagacctgattcgaaccatgaaagatgacttacttaatttaaaaaataatcttaaaaaggagcaggaggaacgagacagaaaacaagaggaacgagttttacaacttaaagaagatctggagaagaatcagaaacaattaatgactaactttgaagcaacagtagaagaagaattggggcaagtacaaaaaaagatccaagaactagagatgaaagtaaaacggactcctcttcatcccgatcctggaatgcaaacaatgatgaaagtaaagccaccaaaattcgacggcaaagaagcttggagtacctatttgaatcaatttgaggccgctgctaggggaaatcgctgggataacgaagaaaaggcaatcaatcttaagctaagccttagaggagaagctacagaaatattaagaatggtgccatctgaggatcagctcaatttcgacgtactggtgcgtaccttagagatgagatacggtgaagcccatctacaacaagtgtaccaggctcaattgaaatctagaagacaacaacccgaggaaggactccaacagtttgaggccgatgttgctcgattagtaaatctggcttacccttcagccccaacagagttccgagaacaaatttctataaattgttttattgacggagttcgagatccagatactaaccacgctctaaggatggctcatcataaaagtatatcagaagctttggcccatggactagagtatgaggcagcttttcaagcaactagaaggcagacacgaataagacaaatcagaacttcggaaagtgatctcgaagaccgcctaaagaagcttgaatcattattagcgaggaaacctaaaagaccattgcaatgctggaattgcaatgaggaggggcaccttaaacgtcaatgccccaagcctttaagagatccaaggaaccaggaaaacttcaactag